In the Sulfurospirillum tamanense genome, one interval contains:
- a CDS encoding GDP-L-fucose synthase family protein encodes MNKTSKIYLAGHRGLVGSAILKTLTCKGYSNIITRTHGELDLTDQEAVRAFFEAEKPEYVFLAAAKVGGIVANNTYRADFIYENLQIQNNVIHQSYVHGVKKLLFLGSTCIYPKNAPQPMKEDSLLTSELEYTNEPYAIAKIAGIKMCESYNLQYGTNFISVMPTNLYGPNDNFDLETSHVLPALMRKMHEAKEQNAPSVEIWGSGTPRREFLYSEDMADACVFVMEKVDFKDLYGSTCKEVRNTHINIGTGEDVSIKALAELIKKSVGFKGELVFNTQKPDGTLIKRTDPSKLHALGWKHNVELEEGVRRVYGWYVGQRQ; translated from the coding sequence ATGAACAAAACATCTAAAATCTACCTAGCAGGACACCGTGGATTGGTTGGAAGTGCCATTTTAAAAACCCTTACATGTAAAGGCTACAGCAACATTATCACCCGCACCCACGGGGAGCTTGATTTGACAGACCAAGAAGCAGTCCGCGCGTTTTTTGAGGCAGAAAAACCCGAGTACGTTTTCCTTGCTGCTGCCAAAGTAGGTGGCATCGTCGCGAACAACACGTACCGAGCCGATTTTATCTATGAAAATCTTCAGATTCAAAACAATGTCATCCACCAAAGCTACGTGCATGGTGTTAAAAAACTACTCTTTTTGGGCTCTACATGTATCTACCCCAAAAACGCCCCACAACCCATGAAAGAAGATTCCCTGCTTACAAGCGAACTCGAATACACCAACGAACCCTATGCTATCGCCAAGATAGCGGGCATCAAGATGTGTGAGAGTTACAACCTCCAGTACGGCACGAACTTCATCTCCGTCATGCCTACTAATCTCTACGGCCCAAACGACAACTTTGACCTTGAAACCTCTCACGTACTCCCCGCACTCATGCGAAAAATGCACGAAGCCAAAGAGCAAAACGCCCCAAGCGTTGAAATCTGGGGAAGCGGCACACCACGGCGTGAATTCCTCTACTCTGAAGACATGGCCGATGCATGCGTGTTTGTGATGGAAAAAGTGGACTTTAAAGACCTCTATGGCTCTACATGTAAAGAGGTGCGCAACACCCACATTAACATCGGTACGGGCGAGGATGTGTCCATCAAAGCGTTGGCTGAGCTTATCAAAAAGAGCGTTGGGTTTAAAGGCGAGTTGGTATTTAACACCCAAAAACCCGACGGCACTCTAATAAAACGTACCGACCCCTCAAAACTACACGCGCTTGGGTGGAAACACAACGTTGAGTTAGAAGAGGGTGTGCGTAGGGTGTATGGGTGGTATGTGGGGCAGCGCCAGTAA
- a CDS encoding type II toxin-antitoxin system RelE/ParE family toxin, whose translation MHSVRYSNQAQLDINEAIEHIASQSAQNALEYLRGYEEKIGLLRLNPHMGIECKNKLIKRECRVLVHESHIVIYKILDDTEEVYLIRIFHGSTDYANKLNQENDK comes from the coding sequence ATGCATAGTGTCAGATACTCCAATCAAGCTCAGCTAGATATCAATGAAGCCATTGAACACATAGCATCCCAAAGTGCACAAAATGCCCTAGAGTATTTACGTGGATATGAAGAAAAGATAGGGCTATTACGCCTAAATCCACATATGGGCATAGAGTGTAAAAATAAACTTATCAAAAGAGAGTGTAGAGTTTTAGTCCATGAGAGTCATATAGTGATTTATAAAATATTGGACGATACAGAAGAAGTTTATTTGATTAGAATCTTTCATGGTTCGACTGACTATGCAAATAAATTGAATCAAGAGAATGATAAATGA
- the gmd gene encoding GDP-mannose 4,6-dehydratase, protein MTQQKVALITGITGQDGSYLAEFLLKKGYIVHGIKRRASLFNTDRIDHLYQDPHVENRNLILHYGDMTDSMNLTRIIQETQPDEIYNLAAMSHVHVSFETPEYVANADGTGTLRILEAVRLLGLEKKTKIYQASTSELYGKVQETPQRETTPFYPRSPYAVAKMYAYWITVNYREAYGMFACNGILFNHESPVRGETFVTRKITRAASKIALGLQDKLYLGNLDAKRDWGHAKDYVKMMWMILQTKEPEDWVIATGQTTTVRDFVKMSFDYCGITLRFEGVGVEEKGIIDAINENRTKELNLNTTHLTLSATVVEVDPRYFRPTEVDLLLGDPTKAEQKLGWKREYNLQNLVEDMMASDLKLMTKDVYLKEGGYKTMSYYE, encoded by the coding sequence ATGACACAGCAAAAAGTAGCGTTAATCACTGGCATTACGGGGCAAGATGGCTCGTATCTCGCAGAATTCTTACTCAAAAAAGGCTACATCGTTCACGGCATCAAACGCCGTGCCTCGCTTTTTAACACGGACCGTATTGACCATCTTTACCAAGACCCCCACGTGGAAAACCGCAATCTCATTTTGCATTATGGCGACATGACCGACTCCATGAACCTCACACGCATCATCCAAGAAACCCAACCCGATGAAATCTACAACCTTGCGGCCATGAGCCATGTACATGTAAGCTTTGAAACCCCCGAGTACGTGGCCAATGCCGATGGCACAGGAACCCTGCGCATCCTCGAAGCCGTGCGACTCTTGGGTTTAGAGAAAAAAACAAAAATCTACCAAGCTTCCACGAGTGAGCTCTACGGAAAAGTCCAAGAAACACCCCAACGTGAAACCACACCGTTTTATCCACGCTCTCCTTACGCGGTGGCGAAGATGTATGCCTACTGGATTACCGTCAATTACCGCGAGGCGTACGGGATGTTTGCGTGCAATGGGATTTTATTTAATCACGAAAGCCCTGTGCGTGGGGAAACCTTTGTAACGCGCAAGATCACTCGCGCGGCTAGCAAAATAGCCCTAGGTCTTCAGGATAAACTCTATCTGGGCAACCTTGACGCCAAGCGCGACTGGGGCCATGCGAAAGACTATGTCAAAATGATGTGGATGATTTTGCAAACAAAGGAGCCTGAAGACTGGGTTATTGCCACGGGACAAACTACCACTGTTAGAGACTTTGTAAAGATGAGCTTTGACTACTGTGGGATAACGCTTAGATTTGAGGGCGTGGGTGTTGAAGAAAAAGGGATCATCGACGCTATAAATGAAAATAGAACAAAAGAACTAAACCTTAACACTACACACTTAACACTTAGCGCTACAGTCGTCGAGGTCGACCCACGCTATTTCCGCCCAACAGAAGTAGACTTACTCCTAGGCGACCCAACCAAAGCCGAGCAAAAACTAGGCTGGAAGCGTGAATATAACCTGCAAAATCTTGTAGAAGACATGATGGCAAGTGACTTGAAACTCATGACAAAAGACGTCTACCTCAAAGAGGGTGGCTACAAGACGATGAGCTATTATGAGTAG
- a CDS encoding mannose-1-phosphate guanylyltransferase/mannose-6-phosphate isomerase, translated as MTNIILCGGSGTRLWPLSRTLMPKQFIKLFDKKSLFQLTLERNISICERLLIVSSTEQYFLALDQLEENATFKTHDSTFLLEPTPRNTAPAIALACMALEKEELVLVTPSDHLIKDEREYQKAIQKAQSLAREGNLVTFGITPTFAETGFGYIEAEGLHVKAFHEKPDVDTAKKYLKAGNYYWNSGMFLFKAGVFLEELQVHSPEIYATCKAAFEHKTTQHSTIRIQHSLMEAIPSDSIDYAVMEKSKKVKVVPSDIGWSDVGSFDSLYETLPKDSNGNTQNPRHIAIDSKNNLIYGAERAIATVGMEECIIVDTGDALLVSKRGSSQEVKKVVQELNAQHSTLGATHLTGYRPWGSYTVLEDSPGYKIKRIEVKPGKRLSLQKHFHRNEHWIVVSGCATVKVEEETFILNPNESTYIKAGQIHRLENQGKLPLVIIEAQVGEYTGEDDIVRLEDDYQREQN; from the coding sequence ATGACTAATATCATCCTCTGTGGCGGTTCTGGGACAAGACTTTGGCCTCTTAGTCGCACACTCATGCCTAAACAATTCATCAAACTTTTTGATAAAAAATCCCTCTTTCAGCTCACTTTAGAGCGCAATATTAGTATCTGTGAGCGTTTGTTGATTGTCTCCAGCACGGAGCAATATTTTCTTGCCCTTGATCAACTTGAGGAAAATGCAACATTTAAAACCCATGATTCGACTTTTCTGCTAGAGCCAACACCGCGCAACACCGCCCCTGCTATTGCGCTAGCTTGCATGGCGTTAGAAAAAGAGGAGCTTGTGCTAGTAACACCAAGCGACCATCTCATTAAAGACGAGAGAGAATACCAAAAGGCGATCCAAAAAGCACAATCCCTTGCGCGCGAGGGGAACCTTGTCACCTTTGGCATTACGCCAACCTTTGCTGAAACTGGCTTTGGATACATCGAGGCAGAAGGCTTACATGTAAAGGCATTTCATGAAAAACCTGATGTTGATACCGCTAAAAAATACCTAAAAGCGGGAAACTACTACTGGAATAGCGGCATGTTTTTGTTTAAAGCAGGTGTATTTTTGGAAGAACTCCAAGTCCATTCGCCTGAAATATACGCTACATGTAAAGCCGCGTTTGAGCATAAAACCACGCAACATTCAACAATAAGAATCCAGCATTCTCTCATGGAGGCCATTCCTTCTGATAGCATCGATTACGCAGTGATGGAAAAAAGCAAAAAAGTTAAAGTTGTTCCAAGTGATATTGGTTGGAGCGATGTGGGGAGTTTTGATAGCCTTTACGAAACACTGCCTAAAGACAGCAATGGAAACACTCAAAACCCTCGGCACATCGCTATTGACTCTAAAAACAACCTTATCTACGGCGCAGAGCGTGCCATCGCCACGGTGGGCATGGAGGAGTGTATCATCGTCGATACGGGAGATGCGCTGCTTGTATCCAAACGTGGAAGCTCGCAAGAGGTTAAAAAAGTCGTCCAAGAACTAAATGCACAACACTCAACTCTTGGCGCTACGCATCTTACAGGGTACCGACCATGGGGGAGTTACACCGTGCTAGAAGATTCGCCTGGCTATAAAATCAAACGCATAGAGGTGAAGCCTGGCAAACGCCTCAGCCTTCAGAAACACTTTCACCGCAACGAGCACTGGATAGTCGTGAGCGGATGTGCTACTGTGAAGGTCGAGGAGGAAACGTTTATTCTTAACCCTAACGAATCCACCTACATCAAAGCTGGCCAAATCCACCGACTAGAAAACCAAGGAAAATTACCACTTGTCATCATCGAAGCCCAAGTGGGTGAATACACAGGCGAAGATGACATCGTGCGGCTCGAAGATGACTACCAAAGGGAGCAAAACTAA
- a CDS encoding MarR family EPS-associated transcriptional regulator produces MANEEAVLKILRLTDKVVTQKSIADEIGYSVGKVNYILKALTLKGLIKVENFANSTQKKNYKYLLTKEGIEEKIKLTEKFIARKKCEYEELQRELEKMKGRQ; encoded by the coding sequence TTGGCAAATGAAGAAGCGGTGCTAAAAATCTTGCGCCTCACAGACAAAGTTGTCACGCAAAAATCCATTGCTGATGAGATTGGCTACTCAGTTGGCAAGGTTAATTACATCCTCAAAGCCCTCACCCTCAAAGGCCTCATTAAAGTTGAAAACTTTGCCAACTCTACCCAAAAGAAAAACTACAAATACCTCCTCACTAAAGAAGGCATCGAAGAAAAAATCAAGCTAACGGAGAAGTTTATCGCCCGCAAAAAATGCGAGTATGAAGAGTTACAAAGGGAGTTGGAAAAAATGAAGGGGCGGCAATGA
- a CDS encoding MraY family glycosyltransferase: MLYFIAFLAAFGLTYLVRHYALKKSLLAEVNARSSHTTPTPHGGGVAIALTWFAGLGYLYMYGQIASPLFFALLWGVLLCGVSFLDDLIELKPRIRLGVQVLVALGGLFSLGGFHTLALGFLDISSPLLTTLFALLLILWYINLYNFLDGIDGYAGSEGIFLGLAGLMLFGGAHFGLLAVCILGFLVWNWHKAKIFMGDVGSTLLGYNVAIFTLYYATLESSNLWVWIVLFGLFWADATLTLLRRFLQKEKLSQAHKKHAYQRLVQAGWRHDHVVLGGMVVNVLLLGMILFLPLWASFTCSLVLLGLVLVFVEKRKRFVSC, from the coding sequence TTGCTTTACTTCATTGCATTTTTAGCTGCCTTTGGACTCACCTACCTTGTCCGCCACTACGCCCTCAAAAAATCCCTCTTAGCCGAAGTTAACGCGCGCAGTTCTCACACAACCCCCACGCCCCATGGCGGTGGCGTTGCTATCGCACTCACATGGTTTGCGGGACTTGGGTATCTTTACATGTACGGGCAAATTGCCTCTCCTCTTTTTTTCGCACTGTTATGGGGGGTGCTCTTGTGCGGAGTGAGTTTTTTAGACGACTTAATCGAACTTAAACCTCGCATTCGCCTTGGGGTTCAAGTGCTCGTCGCCCTTGGCGGACTCTTTAGCCTTGGCGGGTTTCACACGCTTGCTCTAGGCTTTTTAGACATTTCAAGCCCTCTGCTTACCACGCTTTTTGCCCTCTTGCTCATCTTGTGGTACATCAACCTTTATAACTTCCTAGACGGCATCGACGGCTACGCGGGAAGCGAGGGGATTTTTCTTGGGCTTGCGGGACTTATGCTGTTTGGTGGCGCACACTTTGGGCTTTTAGCGGTGTGCATTTTGGGCTTTTTGGTTTGGAATTGGCACAAAGCCAAGATTTTTATGGGTGACGTGGGCAGCACACTTTTGGGCTATAATGTGGCTATTTTTACGCTCTACTACGCCACCCTTGAAAGCAGCAACTTGTGGGTGTGGATTGTCCTCTTTGGGCTGTTTTGGGCCGACGCCACGCTAACGCTTTTGCGACGTTTTTTACAAAAGGAAAAACTCTCTCAAGCCCACAAAAAACACGCCTACCAACGCCTCGTGCAAGCGGGCTGGAGACACGACCACGTGGTGCTTGGGGGCATGGTGGTAAATGTGCTTTTGCTAGGCATGATCCTCTTCTTGCCCCTTTGGGCAAGCTTTACATGTAGCCTTGTATTACTTGGGCTTGTGTTGGTCTTTGTAGAAAAACGAAAAAGGTTTGTTTCATGCTAG
- a CDS encoding polysaccharide biosynthesis protein produces the protein MLGIDKRILNFLVIILLSLGTFWWTFLIFHKPFHWQGVALVIGARFLASLLIFKDYSLSWSRASQLTFLLKSVVYLAAFAVYMPLLYTKIPIALLASELFFYLFSINFAMYLYSYLVNKNKVTKTKNVVIFGAGKAGMKLEEEYRGSEFKVKYFVDDDPILHKRSIDSIRILSPKKLKKRLGNTKLDLLVIAMPSAPKERTKKIYTELSPYFHTVKILPSLEEILQDKNFATQLKDISVEDLLARRPKDLDSLAIEQFIKNKKVLITGAGGSIGSEISRQCAKYGASKLILLDHSEYNLYAIAEALCEYKPTLVMQSVINLDLLAQTFQTHRPDIVIHAAAYKHVPLVEENITEAIRNNILGTKNVIDCAIAHNAQKCVIISTDKAVRPTNVMGATKRICELYAQNINTPQNTEIVAVRFGNVLGSSGSVIPKFKAQIAAGGPITVTHPDITRYFMLIPEACLLVLQAASIGKGGEIFILDMGEPVKIVDLAKKMVELSGKKEVDITFTGLRPGEKLYEELLIEGSETSTQYESITVASQTHYPIEKLNGDIEALLTCKEKVKKLKEIVPEFDHKP, from the coding sequence ATGCTAGGAATTGATAAACGTATTTTAAATTTTTTGGTCATCATTCTTCTCTCTTTGGGGACCTTTTGGTGGACGTTTCTCATTTTTCACAAACCTTTTCACTGGCAAGGTGTTGCGCTTGTCATCGGCGCGCGTTTTTTGGCTTCTTTACTCATTTTTAAAGACTATTCTCTGAGTTGGTCGCGCGCTTCGCAATTAACCTTTTTACTTAAAAGCGTTGTCTATTTGGCTGCTTTTGCGGTGTATATGCCGCTGTTATACACCAAGATTCCCATCGCCCTTTTGGCGTCAGAACTCTTCTTTTACCTCTTTAGCATCAATTTTGCCATGTACCTCTACAGTTATTTGGTCAACAAAAACAAGGTAACAAAGACAAAAAACGTTGTCATTTTTGGCGCAGGGAAAGCGGGCATGAAACTGGAAGAAGAGTACCGAGGGAGTGAATTTAAAGTGAAATATTTTGTGGACGATGACCCCATTTTACACAAACGTTCCATCGACAGCATTCGTATCCTCTCACCCAAAAAACTCAAAAAACGCTTAGGCAACACCAAGTTGGACTTGCTTGTCATTGCCATGCCCTCCGCCCCAAAAGAGCGCACTAAAAAGATTTACACTGAACTTTCTCCCTATTTTCATACAGTTAAAATCTTACCTTCTTTGGAAGAAATCCTTCAAGACAAAAACTTTGCCACCCAACTTAAAGACATCTCCGTTGAAGACCTTTTGGCCAGACGCCCCAAAGACTTAGATAGCCTAGCCATCGAACAATTTATCAAAAACAAAAAAGTACTCATCACAGGAGCCGGAGGAAGCATCGGCAGTGAAATCAGCCGCCAATGCGCCAAATACGGCGCAAGCAAGCTCATCTTGCTTGATCACAGTGAGTACAATCTCTACGCCATTGCCGAAGCACTGTGTGAGTACAAACCCACGTTGGTCATGCAGTCAGTCATTAACCTTGACCTTCTTGCCCAAACTTTCCAAACCCATCGGCCCGACATCGTCATTCATGCTGCAGCGTACAAACACGTCCCCTTAGTAGAAGAAAACATCACCGAAGCCATCCGCAACAACATCCTAGGCACCAAAAACGTCATCGACTGCGCCATCGCGCACAACGCCCAAAAATGCGTCATTATCTCCACCGACAAAGCCGTGCGCCCCACCAATGTCATGGGGGCCACCAAGCGCATCTGCGAACTCTACGCCCAAAACATCAACACCCCTCAAAACACTGAAATCGTTGCGGTACGTTTTGGCAACGTCCTAGGCTCAAGTGGCAGTGTCATTCCCAAGTTCAAAGCTCAGATCGCCGCAGGTGGGCCCATCACCGTGACACACCCAGACATCACCCGCTACTTCATGCTCATCCCCGAAGCCTGTCTCTTAGTGCTTCAAGCGGCGAGCATTGGCAAGGGGGGTGAGATTTTCATCCTCGACATGGGCGAGCCTGTCAAGATTGTCGATTTGGCAAAAAAGATGGTTGAATTAAGTGGAAAAAAAGAAGTGGACATCACGTTTACTGGGCTTAGACCTGGAGAAAAACTGTACGAAGAACTGCTCATCGAAGGTTCTGAAACCTCCACCCAATACGAGTCCATCACCGTCGCAAGCCAAACCCACTACCCCATCGAAAAACTCAACGGGGATATTGAAGCCCTTCTTACATGTAAAGAAAAGGTAAAAAAACTCAAAGAAATTGTGCCAGAATTTGACCACAAACCCTAA
- a CDS encoding helix-turn-helix domain-containing protein, which produces MKTSEDFGKLIVSRRTSLGLTQQMAAQLCNINTQTLAKIEKGNALTGLNNALKVAANLGIKIQFTIED; this is translated from the coding sequence TTGAAAACTTCAGAAGATTTTGGGAAGCTGATTGTTTCAAGACGAACTTCTCTTGGACTCACACAACAAATGGCAGCACAATTGTGCAATATCAACACGCAAACACTTGCAAAAATTGAAAAAGGCAATGCACTTACTGGTCTTAATAATGCGTTAAAAGTAGCGGCAAATCTTGGCATTAAAATCCAATTTACAATAGAGGATTAA
- a CDS encoding HipA domain-containing protein, translated as MNNFLHIFYQNRVIGRLEADDAENFSLSYSNDWKESGFPISPALPLSGNFTSKDVKNFIVNLLPEGEGLEKLSQLCQISKANHFGLLRAIGKETSGALSFGTESAIATTFRKVSQAELTQRILDRKKTPITVWDGKVRLSLSGVQEKLPVAIIDGEFGFGEGDLASTHILKFGNNDNLVWNEFLSLELAKAAGLMVNKAQIRYFSEEPVLFIERFDREIKDSGKQVNKLHLIDGCQLLSMPPSYKYERNFGKGRDVQDIRQGVTLQKLFGAQNHMVVPALYLHSLITWKLVNLCLGNSDAHGKNISFFINTSGKLQLTPFYDIANITLYEEYDHDLAMAIGDQFEMMKISAYDLALHCNTINIKETLLISIFNTIQTKILKHIESKKLHSLNSIDSSFVEEFSNNIVARMEYLKHSMDELKQGDFRGYF; from the coding sequence ATGAATAATTTTTTACACATCTTTTATCAAAACAGAGTAATTGGCCGCTTAGAGGCAGATGATGCTGAAAATTTTTCACTTTCTTACTCTAATGACTGGAAAGAGAGTGGTTTTCCCATATCTCCCGCCTTGCCTTTATCTGGAAACTTTACGTCAAAAGATGTTAAAAATTTTATCGTAAACCTTTTGCCAGAAGGTGAGGGGTTAGAAAAACTAAGCCAATTGTGTCAAATCAGCAAAGCCAATCACTTCGGACTGTTAAGAGCTATAGGAAAAGAAACATCTGGGGCCCTCTCTTTTGGTACAGAAAGTGCCATTGCAACAACTTTTAGAAAAGTAAGCCAAGCAGAGCTAACCCAAAGAATTTTAGATAGAAAAAAGACCCCCATTACCGTTTGGGATGGAAAAGTAAGACTATCTTTGTCTGGAGTGCAGGAAAAATTACCTGTTGCAATCATTGATGGCGAGTTTGGTTTTGGCGAAGGAGATCTAGCTTCGACACATATTTTAAAATTTGGCAATAATGACAATTTAGTATGGAACGAGTTTTTATCACTTGAGCTTGCAAAGGCAGCAGGACTCATGGTTAACAAGGCTCAAATTCGTTATTTCAGCGAAGAACCTGTTCTTTTCATTGAGCGATTTGACCGAGAAATTAAAGATTCGGGAAAACAGGTAAACAAGCTACATTTGATTGATGGTTGCCAACTTCTTTCTATGCCGCCAAGTTACAAATACGAGCGGAATTTTGGCAAGGGAAGAGATGTGCAAGATATCAGGCAAGGCGTCACCCTCCAAAAGCTATTTGGCGCACAAAATCATATGGTAGTCCCGGCGCTCTACCTTCACTCTTTAATCACGTGGAAACTCGTCAATCTGTGCTTAGGCAATAGCGATGCTCACGGAAAAAACATCTCTTTTTTCATCAACACATCAGGGAAGCTCCAGCTTACGCCGTTTTACGATATTGCAAACATTACACTTTATGAAGAGTATGACCATGATTTGGCTATGGCAATTGGAGATCAGTTTGAAATGATGAAAATTTCCGCTTACGACTTAGCGCTTCATTGCAACACCATCAACATAAAAGAAACCCTTTTAATCTCTATTTTTAATACTATCCAGACAAAAATATTGAAGCATATAGAGTCCAAAAAACTTCACAGTCTAAACTCCATAGACAGCTCTTTTGTAGAAGAATTTTCAAACAACATTGTCGCAAGAATGGAATATCTTAAACATAGCATGGATGAGTTAAAGCAGGGTGATTTTAGGGGATATTTTTAA
- the trpA gene encoding tryptophan synthase subunit alpha, protein MKHLVAYITAGFPDVQLSIDVALSLKENGVDTLELGIPFSDPVADGPVIEAANLKALQQGFKLEHLFEISAQIAPKIDTMWMGYFNPFYHKGMDYFIAKARHAGVNGFIIPDLPHEEAQGYKGLVEGAGLHLIDFVAPTHSRERIAMVAKESQKFIYLVAYAGITGSGAAEDLAPTIETIRSVTQTPIYVGFGVDEKTAKEKAKGVDGVIVGSAFVKVLLDEGLTGTQKVSKISTLARTIKDVINS, encoded by the coding sequence TTGAAACACCTTGTAGCCTATATTACGGCGGGATTCCCCGATGTGCAGTTGAGTATTGATGTGGCGTTAAGCCTGAAAGAGAACGGAGTAGACACCCTCGAGCTTGGGATTCCTTTTTCGGATCCAGTGGCGGACGGTCCTGTGATTGAAGCGGCAAATTTGAAAGCCTTGCAACAGGGCTTCAAGCTTGAGCATTTGTTTGAGATTTCCGCGCAAATAGCACCCAAAATAGACACGATGTGGATGGGGTATTTTAATCCATTCTATCACAAAGGGATGGACTATTTTATCGCCAAGGCAAGACACGCGGGGGTAAATGGATTTATCATCCCTGATTTGCCTCATGAAGAGGCGCAAGGGTACAAAGGTTTGGTTGAGGGTGCAGGGTTGCATTTGATTGATTTTGTTGCGCCAACCCATTCGCGTGAACGCATCGCGATGGTGGCCAAAGAGAGTCAAAAGTTTATTTACCTCGTGGCTTACGCGGGCATCACCGGAAGCGGGGCAGCGGAAGACTTGGCACCTACGATTGAAACCATTCGCAGCGTCACTCAAACGCCTATTTATGTAGGGTTTGGCGTGGATGAAAAAACCGCTAAAGAAAAAGCCAAAGGGGTAGACGGGGTTATTGTGGGAAGTGCCTTTGTGAAGGTGCTTTTGGATGAGGGCTTGACAGGAACACAGAAAGTGAGTAAGATATCGACCCTTGCGCGAACCATTAAGGATGTTATTAATTCTTAG
- a CDS encoding Hpt domain-containing protein translates to MGIFSQMELDFDLEIVEDFMTHYGIMCESMEPLIIGLSKQGLYEENIGELFRIFHNIKSAAGFVRLDPIIKLASLGEEVVEEARLLKGPASEAFIDWLLLTSDQFASYRQDIENDAPYFSMLNPLIIKVPFELEKN, encoded by the coding sequence ATGGGTATTTTTTCACAAATGGAACTTGATTTTGACCTCGAAATTGTTGAGGATTTTATGACCCACTATGGCATCATGTGTGAGTCGATGGAACCCCTCATCATTGGGCTTTCCAAGCAAGGACTGTATGAGGAAAATATTGGCGAATTGTTTCGCATTTTCCATAACATCAAATCCGCAGCAGGGTTTGTGCGCCTTGACCCCATTATCAAACTTGCCTCCTTGGGGGAAGAAGTCGTAGAGGAAGCCAGACTACTCAAAGGCCCCGCCAGTGAAGCGTTTATCGATTGGTTGTTGTTAACAAGCGATCAGTTTGCCTCTTACCGTCAAGATATAGAAAATGACGCTCCCTACTTCTCGATGCTTAACCCTCTTATTATTAAAGTACCTTTTGAATTGGAAAAAAATTGA
- the panB gene encoding 3-methyl-2-oxobutanoate hydroxymethyltransferase encodes MSIVSQKTTKHTILSIKKKKNNAPIVMITAYDALFASLFAPHADILLVGDSLQMSFGGQSDTLGATMDIMLYHTKAVCQGAPGALVVLDMPFGSYATPEIGLANAMRVYQESAATAVKIEGGKERAALISHLTCNGIAVMGHIGLLPQNVRAEGGYKVKGKDADQEAALIQDAKALEKAGVFCMVIEGVVSEVATKVAQSVNVPLIGIGAGNGVDGQVLVWSDAFGFFNEFKPKFVKRYLEGATLIEEAMATYAKEVTARQFPDATTSY; translated from the coding sequence ATGAGCATTGTCTCACAAAAGACAACCAAACATACGATTTTATCGATAAAAAAGAAAAAAAACAACGCCCCCATTGTGATGATCACCGCCTACGACGCCCTCTTTGCTTCTCTCTTTGCGCCCCACGCTGACATCCTTCTTGTGGGGGACAGTTTGCAGATGAGTTTTGGAGGCCAAAGCGACACACTAGGTGCCACCATGGACATCATGCTGTACCATACCAAAGCCGTGTGCCAAGGCGCTCCCGGAGCACTTGTAGTGCTTGACATGCCCTTTGGAAGCTACGCCACGCCCGAAATTGGCCTCGCTAATGCCATGCGTGTTTACCAAGAAAGTGCCGCAACTGCGGTAAAAATCGAAGGCGGAAAAGAGCGCGCAGCCCTCATTTCCCACCTTACATGTAACGGTATCGCCGTCATGGGGCACATCGGGCTACTCCCCCAAAACGTGCGCGCCGAGGGAGGGTACAAGGTCAAAGGCAAAGACGCCGACCAAGAAGCCGCGCTCATCCAAGACGCTAAAGCCTTAGAAAAAGCGGGTGTGTTTTGCATGGTGATTGAGGGTGTAGTGTCCGAGGTCGCCACCAAGGTCGCCCAAAGCGTCAATGTCCCGCTCATCGGAATCGGTGCGGGCAATGGCGTGGACGGACAAGTGCTTGTGTGGAGTGACGCCTTTGGGTTTTTCAACGAGTTCAAACCCAAGTTTGTCAAACGCTACCTCGAAGGAGCGACGCTCATCGAAGAAGCCATGGCAACGTATGCCAAAGAAGTGACAGCGCGCCAGTTTCCAGACGCCACAACGAGCTATTAA